From Elusimicrobiales bacterium, a single genomic window includes:
- a CDS encoding HNH endonuclease signature motif containing protein, with amino-acid sequence MPHKPLPPCSYPGCPALAEEGVRYCAAHKATADKAERDRRGTSTQRGYGSRWQRLRLLILALDPVCRHPGCGQLSTDVDHIVPKSKGGTDEENNLQGLCHEHHSLKTAQEDGGFGRYRP; translated from the coding sequence ATGCCGCATAAGCCTCTGCCGCCTTGCTCCTATCCCGGCTGCCCTGCATTGGCGGAGGAAGGCGTGCGATACTGCGCGGCGCACAAGGCGACGGCTGACAAGGCGGAGCGGGACAGGCGCGGCACTTCAACACAACGTGGCTATGGCTCGCGCTGGCAGAGATTAAGACTGCTCATCTTGGCGCTGGACCCGGTGTGCAGGCATCCGGGCTGCGGGCAGCTATCAACGGACGTGGACCATATAGTGCCCAAGTCCAAGGGTGGCACAGATGAGGAAAACAATTTGCAGGGGCTGTGCCACGAACACCACAGCCTCAAGACGGCGCAGGAAGACGGAGGATTCGGTCGATACAGGCCATAG
- a CDS encoding phage portal protein, which produces MNWLKKIFSFGGRKMQSMQQFFADVFLPLSDTQSGVMVNETLALNLSSVYACTQVLSQTVGSLPLHVYQRTADGKNRTANHPLYRLLHDAPNPEMTSMSWRQAIMLHLCMWGNHYSEIERRNGEPVALWPITPWRVALKRVNGQLVYAVALDSGVVNVPFADMLHVKGLSYDGLIGLPPMRAAKEAIGLGLAAQKYAAKFFANDARPGGILEHPGQLSDEASARLRKSFEKTHEGLDNKFRVAVLEEGMKFNAVGVPPEDAQLLETRKFGVSEIARYFRMPLHKISDLDRSTNNNIEHQAIEFVTDTIRPWLVNIEQELSFKLFSGDFFPEFLIEGLLRGDIKTRYEAYAIGRQWGWLSADDIRERENMNKLPNGQGGQYLVPLNMGSGGNNGQAIQNTAD; this is translated from the coding sequence ATGAATTGGCTTAAAAAGATTTTCAGTTTCGGCGGGCGGAAGATGCAAAGCATGCAGCAATTCTTTGCCGACGTGTTCCTGCCGCTTTCGGACACGCAGAGCGGCGTAATGGTGAACGAAACGCTGGCGTTGAATCTGTCGTCGGTATACGCCTGCACGCAGGTGCTGTCGCAAACGGTGGGCAGCCTGCCGCTCCACGTCTATCAGCGCACGGCGGACGGCAAGAACCGCACTGCTAATCACCCGCTTTACCGGCTGCTCCACGACGCTCCGAATCCTGAGATGACCTCCATGAGCTGGCGGCAGGCCATCATGTTGCACCTGTGCATGTGGGGCAACCACTATTCGGAGATAGAGCGGCGCAACGGTGAGCCGGTTGCATTGTGGCCTATTACGCCTTGGCGGGTCGCCTTAAAGCGCGTGAACGGGCAACTGGTCTATGCGGTCGCGCTGGATTCGGGCGTGGTGAACGTGCCGTTTGCGGACATGCTGCATGTCAAAGGCTTGTCCTATGACGGTCTTATAGGCCTGCCGCCGATGCGCGCGGCGAAGGAAGCTATCGGTTTGGGTCTGGCGGCGCAGAAATACGCGGCTAAATTCTTCGCCAACGACGCTCGTCCCGGTGGAATCCTTGAACATCCGGGCCAGTTGTCGGACGAAGCGTCGGCAAGGCTCCGCAAATCTTTTGAAAAAACGCACGAAGGACTGGACAACAAGTTTCGCGTTGCGGTACTTGAGGAAGGCATGAAGTTCAACGCGGTGGGCGTGCCGCCGGAGGACGCGCAGCTTTTGGAAACCCGCAAGTTCGGTGTGTCGGAAATAGCCCGCTACTTCCGCATGCCGCTGCACAAGATTTCGGACCTTGACCGCTCGACGAACAACAACATCGAGCATCAGGCAATTGAATTTGTGACGGATACGATACGCCCTTGGCTGGTGAATATCGAGCAGGAGCTTTCGTTCAAGCTGTTTTCCGGCGACTTCTTCCCGGAGTTTCTCATCGAAGGCCTTCTGCGCGGCGACATCAAGACGCGCTACGAGGCCTACGCCATAGGGCGGCAATGGGGCTGGCTGTCGGCGGACGATATCCGCGAGCGCGAGAACATGAACAAGCTGCCGAACGGTCAGGGCGGTCAATATCTTGTGCCGCTCAATATGGGTTCTGGAGGAAACAATGGACAGGCAATTCAAAATACTGCCGATTGA
- a CDS encoding head-tail connector protein yields MGTLLLAGPAVEPVTLSETKAHLRVEFADDDALITGLIKAARECAESATNRKLITQRWRVFEDKIPSPPEFCLPFAPAQSVDWVRLWDSANNGIVLPTTAYSVDAIGEPARVYLKDIPAATLRRYNAVEIAFTCGYGAAATNVPEPIRQAVKLLAAHWYENRIAVGEASQLKFEELPLGVQYLLAPYRLWGRQL; encoded by the coding sequence ATGGGGACATTGCTTCTGGCGGGGCCTGCGGTGGAGCCGGTGACGCTTTCGGAAACGAAGGCGCACCTGCGGGTGGAGTTTGCCGATGACGACGCGCTTATCACGGGGCTTATCAAAGCCGCCCGCGAGTGCGCCGAGTCCGCGACCAACCGCAAGCTCATCACGCAGCGATGGCGGGTTTTTGAGGATAAAATCCCGTCCCCGCCGGAGTTTTGCCTCCCCTTCGCGCCCGCGCAGTCGGTTGATTGGGTGCGCTTGTGGGATTCGGCGAATAACGGCATTGTCCTACCGACGACAGCGTATTCCGTGGACGCGATAGGCGAACCGGCGCGGGTGTATCTGAAAGACATTCCGGCGGCGACGCTTCGGCGGTATAACGCCGTGGAAATAGCGTTCACCTGCGGCTACGGCGCGGCGGCAACCAATGTGCCGGAGCCGATAAGGCAGGCAGTGAAGCTGTTGGCGGCGCACTGGTATGAGAACCGCATCGCCGTTGGCGAGGCCAGCCAACTGAAGTTCGAGGAACTGCCGCTAGGCGTGCAGTATCTGCTTGCGCCGTACCGGCTCTGGGGGCGGCAATTATGA
- a CDS encoding phage head closure protein — protein MNPGKLNRRVTLQRQETARDEMGQAKSVWTDVATVWAAVLPLRGREYFESAKVNSEITVRVIIRYRADVKPSWRVVSGGDAYDIVEIINPADGKRELQLMCKRVA, from the coding sequence ATGAACCCCGGCAAGCTGAACCGGCGGGTAACGCTCCAGCGTCAGGAAACAGCGCGGGACGAGATGGGCCAAGCCAAGTCGGTCTGGACGGATGTTGCGACGGTATGGGCGGCGGTGCTGCCTTTGCGGGGTCGGGAGTATTTCGAGTCCGCTAAGGTGAACAGCGAAATTACGGTGCGGGTGATAATCCGATACCGCGCGGACGTAAAACCGAGCTGGCGCGTTGTCTCCGGCGGGGACGCATACGACATCGTAGAAATCATCAACCCCGCAGACGGGAAGCGGGAATTGCAGCTTATGTGCAAACGGGTGGCGTGA
- a CDS encoding DUF4035 domain-containing protein, with protein sequence MTVSELLSRVSSRELTEWQTYYELEPFGEDRADLRAGIVASTVANVSRKSGTKPYKAQDFMPKFGKEKQDWREQLEMVKAINAALGGTNGDDRQPDSEPDGENSQL encoded by the coding sequence ATGACGGTAAGCGAGTTGTTAAGCCGGGTCAGCTCGCGGGAATTGACGGAATGGCAGACGTATTACGAGCTGGAGCCGTTCGGCGAGGACAGGGCGGACCTGCGGGCCGGGATAGTGGCCTCCACGGTGGCGAACGTGTCCCGAAAAAGCGGTACGAAGCCGTACAAGGCGCAGGATTTCATGCCGAAATTCGGCAAGGAAAAACAGGACTGGCGGGAACAGTTGGAGATGGTGAAGGCGATAAACGCGGCACTCGGTGGAACAAATGGCGACGATAGGCAACCTGATAGTGAACCTGACGGCGAGAACAGCCAGCTTTGA
- a CDS encoding DUF3168 domain-containing protein: MPIERTLYDLLRQDAAVSATVADRIYPVRLPDEVILPAMVYAKASCIRYASHGGPSKLASSRFQLDCYSADYLEAKRLALAAVAALHGKKGGDIQAAFNDNETDGFSADDGIFRVTADILIWHRED, encoded by the coding sequence ATGCCGATTGAGCGGACCTTGTATGACCTGCTCCGGCAGGACGCGGCTGTGTCGGCGACAGTCGCCGACAGGATATACCCGGTCAGGCTGCCTGACGAGGTAATCCTGCCCGCTATGGTCTACGCCAAAGCGTCGTGCATCCGGTACGCCTCGCACGGCGGGCCGTCAAAGCTGGCGTCGTCGCGGTTCCAGTTGGACTGCTACTCGGCGGATTACTTGGAGGCGAAGCGGCTGGCGTTGGCGGCGGTTGCCGCGCTTCACGGCAAGAAGGGCGGCGACATACAGGCCGCGTTCAACGATAACGAAACGGACGGATTCAGCGCGGACGACGGAATATTCCGCGTCACGGCTGACATCCTGATATGGCACAGGGAGGATTAA
- a CDS encoding HK97-gp10 family putative phage morphogenesis protein — protein sequence MGDMVTIQLDGIPELALALKNIRGAELRKATMRAAKNGAEVIRAQAAANAPLDAGTDNLFPEGHKKAGSAAHLKDNIMLTVSTDPLKGEVRARVALHWRVWYGRLVEFGHALAVRSHKSGKRWVYKLVGRVEAKPFMRPAFDAKKEAAIQVCDAEYRKLVAKYGGENAD from the coding sequence ATGGGCGACATGGTGACGATACAACTGGACGGCATACCAGAGCTTGCGCTTGCGTTGAAGAACATACGCGGCGCGGAGCTTCGTAAGGCCACCATGCGTGCCGCCAAGAACGGCGCGGAAGTGATTCGCGCCCAAGCTGCGGCGAACGCGCCGCTTGATGCAGGCACGGACAACCTGTTCCCTGAAGGCCACAAGAAAGCGGGCTCGGCGGCGCATCTCAAGGACAACATCATGCTGACGGTCAGCACCGACCCGCTCAAAGGCGAAGTGCGGGCAAGGGTCGCGCTTCACTGGCGCGTCTGGTATGGCCGCCTCGTAGAGTTCGGCCATGCGCTGGCTGTCCGTTCCCATAAGTCCGGCAAGCGATGGGTCTACAAGCTCGTGGGCCGCGTTGAAGCCAAGCCATTCATGCGCCCGGCGTTTGATGCGAAGAAGGAAGCAGCAATCCAAGTCTGCGACGCGGAATACCGCAAACTGGTGGCGAAATACGGAGGCGAAAATGCCGATTGA
- a CDS encoding phage tail tape measure protein: MATIGNLIVNLTARTASFEEGIAKAEKTLARAGRRFTTLGKEITYGLSLPFAGAALSAVKFATEFDDSLDKIVAILGVSREEVDAWRTDILKLSTQTGKGPKELADAMYSVAQAGLRGSDALEALKVSAMASATGMGDTKTVADAVTSALNAYGPANLSAATATGVLVATVKNGKMQLDELAPVIGKLLPVSAQLGVSFGEVSGAVAAMSRLGMGARQTVSALRGVFMTLLKPTDQTRTAMEWVGLSFDGLRRQLKEEGLLSVLQTLKEHFGDNEQAMARVFPEAEGLVGLLNLIGKNGEAARAVIASVAKATGQDLKNAFNIANQDASQQFAKALSVLQVALIKLGDIALPTVIKLTQMLTSAVQKATSFIAGLDKPTRDWLVALGLIIAALGPAVWALGLFLSALSGLAPVLGWVIAAFKAVITAIGALTGPVGLIAVALVAVGLIVIDKWSVIVKTWESLMRTFREVCKSYMDDVLTIADFFVQFFQDKFQALKDYFKNWVRDFMTVAEYLHLDSAVSAIKKFVDDTSDALGSSKVGQSLKGVADDVKKWGGIIGETALNTGKDIAQSVADGYGKAQDFVGGKLDAAKSVFTGTVAAPKLNMPQSPEMPNLAADAPEQAGQFAQAWQDAYNQVFVSATMLKDNLAATFNAAISALSGGFEELFVAIEQGTVNLGDIMEGVWQAFKASIYKILAEILAKKVVMWTLEKAQAAALALFETSTTTAVSAVKSAATAKEVTENAAAAHAEIAQAAAVGQAKAVAAHAGIPFVGIAIGLAAAAAILAIILGFSGGFAAGGRPPVGQAALVGENGPELFVPDTAGTVIPNSALSSGEGANQHNVFNINMTLQVSDLNASERERVLGELAEQIRRRTPNALAFAVNSRDAASDNKRRAV, from the coding sequence ATGGCGACGATAGGCAACCTGATAGTGAACCTGACGGCGAGAACAGCCAGCTTTGAGGAAGGCATAGCCAAAGCTGAGAAGACGCTTGCCCGCGCGGGCAGGCGGTTCACGACGCTCGGCAAGGAGATAACCTACGGGCTGTCGCTGCCGTTCGCCGGTGCCGCGCTGTCAGCCGTCAAATTCGCCACCGAGTTCGACGACAGTCTGGACAAAATAGTCGCCATACTCGGCGTGAGCCGCGAGGAAGTGGACGCATGGCGCACGGACATACTGAAACTGTCCACGCAGACCGGCAAAGGGCCGAAAGAACTGGCGGACGCGATGTATTCCGTGGCGCAGGCGGGCTTGCGCGGCTCGGACGCGCTGGAGGCATTGAAAGTGTCGGCAATGGCTTCGGCTACAGGCATGGGCGACACGAAAACAGTCGCTGACGCGGTAACCTCCGCGCTGAATGCCTATGGCCCTGCCAATCTTAGCGCGGCTACGGCTACCGGCGTTCTGGTTGCCACTGTCAAGAACGGCAAGATGCAACTGGATGAGCTTGCGCCGGTCATCGGGAAGCTCTTGCCGGTATCGGCCCAGTTGGGCGTCTCGTTCGGCGAAGTATCGGGCGCGGTGGCGGCGATGTCCCGGCTGGGCATGGGCGCAAGACAGACGGTATCCGCGTTGCGCGGCGTATTCATGACGCTGCTGAAACCGACGGACCAGACGCGCACGGCTATGGAATGGGTCGGCCTGTCGTTTGACGGACTGCGCCGCCAGCTAAAAGAGGAAGGCTTGTTGTCCGTACTACAGACACTCAAGGAACACTTCGGCGATAACGAACAGGCGATGGCGCGGGTGTTCCCGGAGGCCGAAGGGCTTGTCGGGCTTTTGAACCTCATCGGCAAGAACGGCGAGGCAGCGCGCGCGGTAATCGCCAGCGTGGCGAAGGCGACGGGGCAGGACCTCAAAAACGCCTTCAATATCGCCAATCAGGACGCCAGCCAGCAGTTCGCCAAGGCGCTGTCCGTGCTGCAGGTCGCGCTGATAAAGCTGGGCGATATAGCGTTGCCGACGGTAATCAAGCTGACCCAAATGCTGACTTCGGCGGTGCAGAAAGCGACGTCATTTATCGCCGGGTTGGATAAACCGACAAGGGACTGGCTGGTTGCCTTGGGCCTGATTATCGCGGCGCTCGGCCCGGCTGTCTGGGCTTTGGGGCTGTTTCTGTCCGCGCTGAGCGGGCTTGCGCCCGTGCTTGGCTGGGTAATCGCGGCGTTCAAGGCGGTTATCACGGCAATAGGCGCGTTGACCGGGCCGGTGGGATTGATTGCCGTTGCCCTTGTTGCCGTCGGGTTGATTGTCATAGACAAGTGGTCGGTAATTGTAAAAACATGGGAATCGCTTATGCGGACTTTCCGCGAAGTCTGCAAAAGCTACATGGACGACGTACTGACCATAGCGGACTTCTTTGTGCAGTTCTTTCAGGATAAATTCCAAGCCCTGAAGGACTATTTCAAAAACTGGGTGCGGGATTTCATGACCGTGGCCGAGTATCTGCACCTCGATTCGGCTGTCAGCGCGATAAAGAAATTCGTTGACGACACTTCGGACGCGCTGGGCAGCTCGAAAGTCGGTCAGTCGCTAAAGGGCGTGGCGGATGACGTGAAAAAGTGGGGCGGCATTATCGGCGAAACCGCGCTCAATACGGGCAAGGACATAGCGCAAAGCGTCGCCGACGGCTACGGCAAGGCGCAGGACTTTGTCGGCGGCAAACTGGACGCGGCGAAAAGCGTGTTCACCGGCACAGTGGCCGCGCCGAAACTCAATATGCCGCAATCCCCGGAGATGCCCAACCTCGCGGCGGACGCGCCTGAGCAGGCCGGGCAGTTCGCGCAGGCGTGGCAGGACGCCTACAACCAAGTGTTCGTGTCGGCGACCATGCTCAAGGACAATCTTGCCGCCACATTCAACGCGGCGATATCGGCGCTGTCCGGAGGGTTCGAGGAACTGTTCGTCGCCATAGAGCAGGGCACGGTGAATCTTGGCGACATTATGGAAGGCGTGTGGCAGGCGTTCAAGGCCAGCATTTACAAGATACTGGCGGAAATCCTCGCCAAGAAAGTCGTGATGTGGACGCTGGAAAAGGCGCAGGCTGCCGCATTGGCCTTGTTTGAAACCAGCACGACTACGGCGGTATCGGCGGTCAAAAGCGCGGCGACGGCAAAGGAAGTCACAGAAAACGCGGCTGCGGCCCATGCCGAGATAGCGCAGGCGGCGGCTGTTGGTCAGGCGAAGGCGGTCGCGGCGCACGCAGGTATCCCGTTTGTCGGGATTGCTATCGGTCTGGCGGCAGCGGCGGCAATACTGGCGATTATTCTCGGTTTTTCCGGCGGGTTCGCGGCTGGCGGCAGGCCGCCGGTGGGGCAGGCCGCGCTTGTCGGCGAGAACGGCCCGGAACTTTTCGTGCCGGACACGGCGGGAACGGTGATACCCAATAGCGCATTGTCCTCCGGCGAGGGAGCGAACCAGCACAACGTTTTCAATATCAACATGACCCTGCAGGTGTCGGATTTGAACGCCTCCGAGCGCGAGCGCGTGCTTGGCGAACTGGCGGAACAGATACGCAGGCGCACGCCTAACGCTTTGGCGTTTGCGGTCAACAGCCGGGACGCGGCCTCGGACAACAAACGGAGGGCGGTATGA
- a CDS encoding phage tail tube protein yields the protein MGEGISAFGTTLKIGDGATPEVFAAIAEVTNVGGPGMSMDTVDITSHGSAGGWKEYAGGLLDGGEIKLELNFLPGNTSQQSLSAALAARAKKNFKLVFPDTPATTWSFAAFVTNFEPSAPVDGKLGASVTLKITGQPTLA from the coding sequence ATGGGCGAAGGAATAAGCGCGTTCGGCACAACGCTTAAAATCGGCGACGGCGCGACGCCGGAAGTATTCGCGGCGATAGCCGAAGTGACCAATGTGGGCGGACCCGGCATGAGCATGGACACGGTGGACATCACCAGCCACGGCTCCGCCGGAGGCTGGAAGGAATACGCGGGCGGATTGCTCGACGGCGGCGAGATAAAGCTGGAGCTGAACTTCCTGCCGGGCAATACAAGCCAGCAGTCGCTTTCAGCCGCGCTCGCAGCGCGGGCAAAGAAAAACTTCAAGCTCGTGTTCCCGGACACCCCGGCGACCACATGGAGCTTCGCGGCGTTCGTGACGAACTTCGAGCCTAGCGCTCCGGTGGACGGCAAACTGGGCGCGAGCGTGACGCTTAAAATAACAGGCCAGCCGACGCTGGCATAA
- a CDS encoding terminase TerL endonuclease subunit — translation MAQETQDFYFDKKAADRAARFFERYLVHIKGKWAGEAFTLEGWQKEDIVYPLFGCKRPDGSRQYRTCYIEIPRKNGKSSLCSGIALYLLYADKEASAEVYSAAADTKQAAIVFNVAKGMAMASKSLMSRGQVYRNSIFIPRTASTYQVLSADAYTKHGLNAHGIIFDELHAQPNRELWDVLATSTGARSQPLTVAITTAGFDRNSICWELHEYARRIKEGVIEDDSFLPVIYAADEQDDWRDPKIWRKANPNLGVSISEDYLKRECAKAGNVPAYENTFRRLHLNQWTQQESRWLPMAAWEACGGQVIPEMLKGKPCYAGLDLSSTTDITALVLAFPVDGAVKLLSYFWIPGDDLHERSNRDHVPYELWVKQGLINATAGNVIDYGFIVAKITELRKQYNLKEIAFDRWGAAKIVQELTELGITVVPFGQGFASMAGPSKELLRLVLSGKLHHGGNPVMRWMADNAVVKSDPAGNIKPDKSKSTQRIDGIVAAVMALDRAMRHGAGHSVYENRGMVIL, via the coding sequence ATGGCACAGGAAACGCAAGACTTTTATTTTGACAAGAAAGCGGCTGACAGAGCGGCGCGCTTCTTCGAGCGTTACCTTGTCCATATAAAAGGCAAATGGGCGGGCGAAGCGTTCACGCTGGAGGGTTGGCAGAAGGAAGACATTGTATATCCGCTTTTCGGCTGCAAACGCCCGGACGGCAGCCGCCAGTACCGCACCTGCTATATAGAAATCCCGCGCAAGAACGGCAAGTCCAGCCTATGTTCGGGCATCGCCCTGTATCTTCTGTACGCCGACAAGGAAGCCTCGGCGGAGGTCTACAGCGCGGCGGCGGACACCAAGCAGGCGGCGATAGTGTTCAACGTTGCAAAAGGCATGGCGATGGCTTCCAAATCGCTGATGTCGCGCGGGCAGGTATACCGCAATTCCATATTTATCCCCCGCACCGCGTCCACATATCAGGTTTTAAGCGCGGACGCATATACGAAACACGGGCTGAACGCGCACGGGATTATCTTTGACGAGCTTCACGCGCAGCCGAACCGGGAACTGTGGGATGTGCTGGCAACCAGCACAGGCGCACGCAGCCAGCCGCTCACTGTGGCGATTACCACGGCGGGATTTGACCGGAACTCAATCTGCTGGGAGCTGCACGAATATGCCCGCAGAATCAAGGAAGGCGTTATAGAGGACGACAGCTTTTTGCCGGTCATTTACGCGGCGGACGAGCAGGATGACTGGCGCGACCCGAAGATATGGCGCAAGGCCAATCCGAACCTCGGTGTTTCCATCAGCGAGGATTACCTCAAACGCGAGTGCGCCAAGGCCGGGAATGTCCCCGCCTACGAAAACACCTTCCGGCGGCTGCACCTCAATCAGTGGACGCAGCAGGAATCGCGCTGGCTGCCTATGGCGGCGTGGGAAGCGTGCGGCGGTCAGGTTATCCCCGAAATGCTCAAGGGCAAGCCGTGCTACGCCGGGTTGGACCTGTCCAGCACGACGGACATCACGGCTCTGGTGTTGGCTTTCCCCGTGGACGGCGCGGTGAAGCTGCTGTCTTACTTCTGGATACCGGGCGACGACCTGCACGAGCGTTCCAATCGCGACCATGTGCCGTATGAATTGTGGGTCAAGCAGGGGCTTATAAACGCGACGGCTGGCAACGTGATTGATTATGGCTTTATCGTCGCCAAGATAACCGAACTTCGCAAGCAATACAACCTCAAAGAAATCGCATTTGACCGCTGGGGCGCGGCGAAAATCGTGCAAGAGCTGACCGAGCTGGGCATCACTGTGGTGCCTTTCGGTCAGGGTTTTGCCTCAATGGCCGGGCCTAGCAAGGAACTGTTGCGGCTGGTGCTGTCCGGGAAGCTGCACCACGGCGGCAATCCGGTGATGCGCTGGATGGCGGACAACGCCGTAGTAAAGAGCGACCCCGCCGGGAATATCAAGCCGGACAAATCAAAAAGCACGCAGCGCATAGATGGCATCGTAGCCGCTGTCATGGCATTGGACCGGGCGATGCGCCACGGTGCGGGACACAGCGTCTACGAGAATCGCGGGATGGTGATTTTATGA
- a CDS encoding phage major capsid protein yields the protein MDRQFKILPIEGGKITQENGAVFLEGYANTKNQADRYGDIPTVYKAKRDYVYDLKEYLKNPVLLVDHVNAVDHIAGSMTEIREDGKGLYFKAKFSASDFPVVEHARQIYTEGHAKGISIAGRFHYENPDAPNQLTLAEIYEISLVAVPADPDALAEAVSKALKSLETAKPNGGIKMENQEAAGSIAELRKTLECRLDDCLTKEKAEKLVEDVVKRLHPQPSGRQVPPQSPEEVMERAEAFKNSPKNTAEKPWTSEYGRKFGSMRNFLLAAKERHPMLADAKAIMTEGTPATGGYVVPTEFSYEVMRLLKDASPIMQLANILPMSTWKRQLPRQLTSVSIGWVTEGGTKPTTNPTFGQLEQVAKVMAAVIKCTDELLRDSAINLTAFLSELISEAMALEIERVALLGDTGAGDPFTGIIKASGVNVVSMAGASVSFDDIAELIFSLNAANSQGATIALSRTGLKKLLKLKDNQNQYIWQPPTGNIPATVWNVPYVICPTIPGNLGAGTDCTVAIYGRFNRALLISPREGLAVKVSQDAYDAGDNSNAFMQDQTWLRFTQALSIDVAQGSAFSYMLFK from the coding sequence ATGGACAGGCAATTCAAAATACTGCCGATTGAAGGCGGCAAGATAACGCAGGAAAACGGCGCGGTCTTCTTGGAAGGCTACGCGAACACCAAAAATCAGGCCGACAGATATGGCGATATCCCGACGGTCTATAAGGCCAAACGGGATTACGTTTACGACTTAAAAGAGTATCTCAAAAACCCGGTGCTGCTGGTCGACCATGTAAACGCGGTTGACCACATTGCGGGTTCGATGACCGAAATCCGCGAGGACGGCAAAGGTCTTTACTTCAAGGCCAAGTTCTCGGCCTCGGATTTCCCGGTGGTGGAACACGCCCGCCAGATTTACACCGAGGGCCACGCCAAAGGCATATCTATTGCCGGGCGGTTCCATTATGAGAACCCCGACGCGCCGAATCAGTTAACCCTCGCCGAGATATACGAGATTTCGCTGGTGGCGGTGCCCGCCGACCCTGACGCATTGGCTGAGGCGGTGAGCAAAGCCCTGAAATCGCTGGAAACAGCAAAACCCAACGGAGGTATCAAGATGGAAAACCAAGAAGCGGCAGGCTCCATAGCGGAGCTTCGCAAGACCTTGGAGTGCAGGCTGGACGACTGCCTCACCAAGGAGAAAGCCGAAAAGCTGGTGGAGGACGTGGTAAAGCGTCTGCATCCCCAGCCGAGCGGCAGGCAGGTCCCGCCCCAGAGCCCGGAAGAAGTGATGGAACGGGCGGAGGCGTTCAAAAACTCGCCCAAAAACACGGCTGAAAAGCCTTGGACGAGCGAGTACGGCAGAAAATTCGGCAGCATGCGTAATTTCCTGCTCGCGGCGAAGGAGCGGCACCCCATGCTGGCGGACGCTAAAGCCATCATGACGGAAGGCACGCCCGCGACGGGCGGCTATGTCGTCCCGACCGAGTTCAGCTACGAGGTTATGCGGCTGCTCAAGGACGCTTCGCCCATAATGCAGCTGGCCAACATTCTGCCGATGTCCACATGGAAACGGCAGCTGCCGCGCCAGTTGACCAGCGTGTCAATCGGCTGGGTGACGGAAGGCGGGACAAAGCCGACCACGAACCCGACATTCGGGCAGCTGGAGCAGGTCGCAAAAGTGATGGCGGCGGTCATCAAATGCACCGACGAACTGCTGCGCGACAGCGCCATCAACCTGACGGCGTTCCTGTCCGAACTTATCAGCGAGGCTATGGCGCTGGAAATCGAGCGCGTGGCTTTGCTGGGCGACACAGGCGCAGGCGACCCGTTCACCGGCATCATCAAGGCTTCGGGCGTGAATGTGGTCAGCATGGCGGGCGCGTCGGTCAGCTTCGACGATATCGCGGAGCTGATATTCTCGCTCAACGCGGCGAACTCGCAAGGCGCGACAATCGCCTTGAGCCGCACCGGCCTCAAGAAGCTGCTCAAGCTCAAGGACAACCAGAACCAGTACATCTGGCAGCCGCCGACCGGCAATATCCCGGCGACAGTGTGGAACGTGCCGTATGTGATATGCCCGACGATACCGGGCAACCTCGGCGCGGGGACGGACTGCACCGTTGCGATATACGGACGCTTCAACCGCGCTCTGCTGATATCGCCGCGCGAAGGACTGGCGGTGAAGGTGTCGCAGGACGCATACGACGCGGGCGACAACAGCAACGCGTTCATGCAGGACCAGACCTGGCTGCGCTTCACGCAAGCCTTGTCCATCGACGTCGCGCAGGGCTCGGCGTTCTCGTACATGCTGTTCAAATAG
- a CDS encoding phage terminase small subunit P27 family, translated as MRGRKPIPTEIKRKKGTLKRCRTNPAEPKPGPANSEPPEFMDDEAKAKWRELFPELAALGVISSIDRDLFMLYCSAYSNWKRANDVIKTNKQVYKTPNGAYQQIPHVSIARGWMQMMTKLAAEMGIPATMRGRVIPKSSDLQDEDTEYFGE; from the coding sequence ATGCGCGGAAGAAAGCCGATACCGACGGAAATAAAGCGGAAAAAGGGCACTTTGAAGCGGTGCAGGACGAACCCTGCCGAACCGAAGCCCGGACCCGCCAACAGCGAACCGCCGGAATTCATGGACGACGAGGCTAAAGCCAAATGGCGCGAGCTGTTCCCGGAGCTTGCCGCGCTGGGCGTTATCAGCTCCATAGACCGCGACCTGTTCATGCTTTATTGCTCGGCGTATTCCAACTGGAAGCGGGCGAACGATGTCATCAAGACCAACAAGCAGGTTTACAAAACGCCCAACGGCGCGTATCAGCAAATCCCGCATGTGTCTATCGCGCGGGGCTGGATGCAGATGATGACGAAGCTGGCGGCTGAGATGGGTATACCTGCCACCATGCGCGGCAGGGTGATACCCAAAAGCAGCGATTTGCAAGACGAGGACACTGAGTACTTCGGCGAATGA